The following coding sequences are from one Sciurus carolinensis chromosome 11, mSciCar1.2, whole genome shotgun sequence window:
- the Tmprss5 gene encoding transmembrane protease serine 5 — MEVQCAEEGPAIAISTAEPGDQPQSISEVGRWCSVRHGCAVMGVLGLLAGAGLGSWLLVLYLWPTASQPISGTLQDEEMMLNCSGASSEEVLLPSLPKAVSFRINNEDFLLEVQVRARPDWLLVCHDGWNPSLGMRICQSLGHLRLTHHKGVNLSDIKLNSSQEFAQLSPRLGGLLEEVWQTRDNCTSGQVVSLKCSECGTRPLASRIVGGHAVALGRWPWQASVTLGSRHTCGGSVLAPHWVVTAAHCIHSFRLFRLSSWRVHAGLVSHSTIKPHQGSMVEKIISHPLYSAQSHDYDVALLRLRIPLNFSDTVGAVCLPAEEQHFPRGSQCWVSGWGHTDPSHTHSSDTLQDTVVPLLSTQLCNSSCIYSGALTPRMLCAGYLDGRADACQGDSGGPLVCPDGGKWHLVGVVSWGRGCAEPNHPGVYAKVAEFLDWIHDTVQNFLWAMDWNEMTQR, encoded by the exons ATGGAAGTTCAGTGCGCAGAGGAGGGCCCAGCAATTGCGATCTCCACAGCAGAGCCAGGAGACCAGCCACAGTCCA TCTCTGAGGTGGGACGTTGGTGCTCTGTGAGACACGGCTGTGCGGTCATGGGAGTCCTGGGGCTGCTGGCTGGTGCGGGTCTCGGTTCATGGCTCCTAG TACTATATCTGTGGCCAACTGCCTCTCAGCCCATTTCCGGGACCTTGCAGGATGAGGAGATGATGTTGAACTGCTCAGGGGCCAGCAGTGAGGAAGTTCTGCTCCCCTCACTTCCCAAAGCAG TATCTTTCAGAATAAATAATGAAGACTTCTTGCTGGAAGTGCAGGTGAGAGCCAGGCCAGACTGGCTCCTAGTCTGCCATGATGGCTGGAACCCTTCCCTGGGTATGAGGATCTGCCAGAGCCTTGGGCATCTCAG ACTTACTCACCACAAGGGAGTCAACCTGTCTGACATCAAGCTCAACAGCTCCCAGGAGTTTGCTCAGCTCTCTCCTAGGCTGGGGGGCCTCCTGGAGGAGGTGTGGCAGACCAG GGACAACTGCACTTCTGGTCAAGTTGTTTCCCTCAAATGCTCTG AGTGTGGGACAAGGCCTCTGGCTTCCCGGATAGTTGGTGGGCATGCTGTAGCTCTTGGGCGCTGGCCGTGGCAGGCCAGTGTGACCCTTGGCTCCCGGCACACATGTGGGGGCTCTGTACTGGCGCCCCACTGGGTGGTGACTGCTGCACACTGCATACACAG TTTCAGGTTGTTCCGCCTATCCAGCTGGCGGGTTCATGCAGGACTGGTCAGCCACAGCACCATTAAGCCACATCAAGGGTCTATGGTGGAGAAGATCATCTCCCACCCCCTCTACAGTGCCCAAAGTCATGACTATGATGTTGCCCTTCTGCGTCTCCGGATACCACTCAATTTCTCAG ACACTGTGGGCGCTGTGTGCTTGCCAGCTGAGGAGCAGCATTTTCCAAGGGGCTCGCAGTGCTGGGTGTCTGGCTGGGGCCACACCGACCCCAGCCATA CCCACAGCTCAGACACCCTGCAGGACACAGTGGTACCCCTGCTCAGCACCCAGCTCTGCAACAGCTCCTGCATATACAGCGGGGCCCTCACCCCCCGCATGCTGTGTGCTGGCTACCTGGACGGGAGGGCTGACGCATGCCAG GGAGACAGTGGGGGCCCCTTAGTTTGCCCAGATGGGGGCAAATGGCACCTTGTGGGCGTGGTCAGCTGGGGTCGTGGTTGTGCAGAGCCCAATCACCCAGGCGTCTATGCCAAGGTGGCTGAGTTCCTGGACTGGATCCACGATACTGTGCAG